ACCGCCGACTGCGTTGACAGCAGTAGCCAGCGCCGCACCGATGCCCTGTGCGCCGCCGGTGATCACCACGACTTCACCGGTCGCGTCGAACTTCACCTTCATGACGTCTCCTTCTTTGACGTCATCGTCTCGGTGATCCGCTGGAACGCGCCAGCCAGGTGACTACGCAACGCCTGCTCGGCGGCATCCGGGTCCTGTGCGACGCACGCGTCCAGGATCGCCTGATGCTCCTGCCGGCTCCGCTCGATCAGGAACGCGGTCGGTCGGCTCCCGAACCGGTAGCGCTCGCTGTTCTGCCAGACCGGCTCGATGGCCCGCGGCAACCACTGTGAACCGCTGGCCCGGTAGATCGCGAAGTGGAAGTCAGCATGCGCTCCACGGGCTCCTGCGGAGTCCTCTGCCCGCGACATCCGCAGGTGCTCGGCCAGTGCGGCAGCAGCTTTCTCCAGGTCCTCACCGGTGAACCGCGCGGCCGCGGCGCGTACGGCGAGACTCTCCAACGCCAGCCTGGTCTCGTGCGTGTCCCGCAGGTCCTCCAGCGACAGGTCACGTACCCACGCGCCTCGGTGCGGGATGATTTCGACCAGCCCGAGCGCCTCGAGCCGCCGCAGGCCTTCGCGTACCGGCATCTGGCTCATCTCGAGCCGACTGGCCAGCTCAACCAGGCGCAACGGTGTACCGCTCGGGAGCTCTCCTGACAGGATCAGCTGGTGCAACTCGGCCGCCGCGTGCTCAGCGAGCGTACGGCGACCACCTTTGCCGCCACCCGGCAGCAGCTCCAACGGCCCGCTCATCCGCGAGTCACGTAGTTCACGGGGTCTACACGAGTAACCCGGTTGCGCAACGAACCCAGCTTGTCGGCGCGAGTGATGACCTCATCGCCCTCCTGCAAGAACACCTGCGGCTCGCGCGCATTACCGATACCGGCCGGCGTACCCGTCAGCAGCAGGTCACCCGGCCGCAATGTCATCCCGAACGACAACTCACTGATCAGCGTCGCCACGTCGTACGCCATCTGCTTGGTGGACGCGTCCTGACGGACCTCACCGTTCACCAGACACTGCAGGTGGATGTCCTGCGGATCGCCCAGCTCGTCGGCGGTCACGAGCCACGGGCCGAGCGGCATCGTGTCGTCGATGCTCTTGCCCTTCAGCCACTGCCCGCCATGCGCCCGTTGCAGGTCCCGCTGGGACACGTCGTTCGCGAGCAGGTACCCCCAGACGTGGTCCAGCGCCCGCTCGACCGGGATGTTCTTCCCGGTCCGGCCGATCACCAGCGCGACCTCCGCCTCGTAATCCCACTTGGCGGAGATCTCCGGATCCCAGGCGATGTCGTCGTACGGACCGATCACCACGTCCGGGCCCTTGGTGAAGAAGGTCGGATGCTCGGGCCGGTCGACGTCCTGCCCCTCGCGTTTGCCCTTGCTCTCCTCGAAGTGATCCCAGTAGTTCCACCCGGTACACAGAATGTCCCGCCGGAACCGGCGCAGTGGCGCCCGCAGCATGCCTTCGTGGTAAGGGATCTGCTCCCCCGACAACGAAGCGCCGGACTCGATCACCTCGGTCAGATCCGTTGCTGTCAGCAATGAGACCGTGTCTCCCGAGAGCACGCCGGGCACTTCCCGCCCGGCGTGCTCCACCATCACGTACCGCATCTCAGGTCCACTCGACGCCGCGCACGGAATCACCCCTCACTCGTCCACGTCCTCGCTCCGCTCCGGGCGCGGACGAGGCACCAAGCGGGCTGTGTTGAATGATGAGCTCGCTCCGCTCGCTCATGAGACCACCGCGATGGCGCTGATCTCGATCAGATAGTCAGGATGGGCGAGCTTGCTGACCTCGACCATGGTCGAGGCCGGCAAGGGTTCCGTGAAGTACCGCGCCCGGATCTCGTGGATCTTGGCGAAGTCCTCCATGTTGCGTACGTACACGTCCACCCGGCAGATGTCCGCGAGCGTGCCGCCGGCCGCCTCGACCGCCGACTTCACGTTCTCGCAGACCTGCCTGGTCTGTTCCTGGACATCGCCGACGCCGGCGATCCCGCCGTCCGGCCGGCGCGCCGTCATCCCGGAGACGAACACCAGCCGCCCGGTCGCCTCGATCGTGGTGGCCTGCGAGAACACCCCGTTCGGGCTCCGCAGCGCATCCGTCGAAACCTGTGTCTTCGGCATCAGTTCAGCTCCCCTCCGGCCGGGATGACGGCGCCGACGGCGCGTGCGGCCGCCAGTAGTCCGTCCAGTCCCGGCTTCTCGATCAGTACTCCGTGCCGGCGCTGCTGTGCCGCGCGCTCGGCCTCGATCTCACCCGGCAGATACAGCCGGTCCACCCCTGGTGCCGTCGCGCTTCCGCGGACCCGTGCCGCCAGCCCGGACGAGCGGCGGCGGAACGCCTCCACCCCGCCCATCAGCTCCGGGTCGATCGCCAGGAACAGGTGCGCGCAGTCGTTCGGCCGGTCCGGCTCGCGGTACAGCGGGCGTACCTCGTCGCCCCAGCCGCCACCACTGAGTACACCGGTCAGCACGTCGATCATCAACGCCAGACCGAATCCCTTGTGCCCGGCGGCCGGCAACAGCATGCCGAGCACCGCCTCGTCCGGGTCGGTGGTCGGCGTCCCGGAAGCGTCGGTGGCCCAGGTGTCCGGAATCGAACGCCCGGCCGACGCCGCCAGCCGGATCTTGCCCAGGGCAACGGCCGACAGGGCCATGTCCAGCACGATCTCCACCCCGGCCGTGGTCGGTACGGCGATCGCGAGCGGGTTGTTGCCGACCAACCGTTCCGCGCCGCCCGGCGCGGGCATCAGCGGAGTCGTGTTGGACATTGCGATACCGATACACCCGGACTCGGCCGCCTGCGTCGCCCAGCGGCTCGCGGCGCCGAAGTGATGCGCGTTGCGGACCGAGACCAGACCGATGCCGTATCGGCCGGCGCGCTCGATCGCATGTCCCATCGCCTGCGGGCTGGACAGTTGCCCCATGCCACCACGGGCATCCACCACCATCGCGGCGCCGGCATCGAACAGTACGTCCAGTTCGCGTTCCCGGGTGACACCGCCGGCGTTCAGCCGCTCGACGTACATCGGGACCAGCATCACGCCGTGCGAGCTGACCCCGCGCAGATCGGCCTCGACCAGCGCGGCAGCGATCCCGTCGGCGTCCGCGGCCGCGAACCCGAGCTTGCCGAAAACAGCAGCCACGGTCGCCTGCAACCATTCCGGCCGAACCAGCACCCGCTGATCGGCGTCTGAAGCTTGTGCTGTCATCGGGTCTCACGCGCCCAGGGCAGCAGGAGGTATTCCAGCAAGGCCAATCCGTAGAAGAGGACGATGCTCATCACGCTGAGCAGGGTGATCGCGGCGAAGGCCAGGGTGGTGTCGGCGCTCGCGCCGGACTGCTGGATGATGTACCCGAGTCCCTTGGTCGCACCAACGAACTCGGCGATCACGGACCCGATCACGGCCAGCGAGATCGCCACCTTGAAGCCGGTGAAGATCTGCGGCATCGCGTACCGCAACCGGAGTTTGAAGAACTCCTGCGTCCGGCTCGCGTTCAGCGACCGCATCAGCTCGACCAGTTCGCTCGGCGTCGACTTCATTCCCTGCGCGGTCGAGATCACGATCGGGAAGAAGCACATCAGCAGTACCATCACCACCTTCGGCCACTGGCCGAAGCCCATCCAGACCACCAGCAGCGGCGCGACCGCGACCTTCGGGATCGAGTTCACCATCAGCAGCAACGGGTAGACCAGCCGCTCCAGGATCACCGACCGGACGATCAGCAGCGCGATCGGTACGCCGATCACGATCGCCAGCAGGAAACCCTCGATCGTCTCCAGCAGCGAGGTGCCGGTCTCGGTCAGCAGCATGCCGGGCTGCTCGGAGAACTTGACCACCACGTCCCACGGACTCGGCAGCAGGTACGGCTCGATCGCGAACACGATCGTCGCGCCCCACCAGAGCGCGACCGTCGCGGCCAGACCGATGATCGGCAGTACGACGGCGGCGGCCGGCGAATCCTTCAGCCAGGATCGTCTCGTCATCAGCCCCGCACCTCGTCCACCGTACGAACCTCGTCGCCGGACTTCTCCGCGAGCAGCGCGTGCAACCGGGCGCTGATCGTCGCGACCTCGGTGACGTGCGCGTCCTGCCCGAGGCTGCGCGGCCGCGGGATGTCGATGTCGA
The genomic region above belongs to Kribbella solani and contains:
- a CDS encoding ABC transporter permease, whose product is MTRRSWLKDSPAAAVVLPIIGLAATVALWWGATIVFAIEPYLLPSPWDVVVKFSEQPGMLLTETGTSLLETIEGFLLAIVIGVPIALLIVRSVILERLVYPLLLMVNSIPKVAVAPLLVVWMGFGQWPKVVMVLLMCFFPIVISTAQGMKSTPSELVELMRSLNASRTQEFFKLRLRYAMPQIFTGFKVAISLAVIGSVIAEFVGATKGLGYIIQQSGASADTTLAFAAITLLSVMSIVLFYGLALLEYLLLPWARETR
- a CDS encoding fumarylacetoacetate hydrolase family protein; translation: MRYVMVEHAGREVPGVLSGDTVSLLTATDLTEVIESGASLSGEQIPYHEGMLRAPLRRFRRDILCTGWNYWDHFEESKGKREGQDVDRPEHPTFFTKGPDVVIGPYDDIAWDPEISAKWDYEAEVALVIGRTGKNIPVERALDHVWGYLLANDVSQRDLQRAHGGQWLKGKSIDDTMPLGPWLVTADELGDPQDIHLQCLVNGEVRQDASTKQMAYDVATLISELSFGMTLRPGDLLLTGTPAGIGNAREPQVFLQEGDEVITRADKLGSLRNRVTRVDPVNYVTRG
- a CDS encoding RidA family protein, translating into MPKTQVSTDALRSPNGVFSQATTIEATGRLVFVSGMTARRPDGGIAGVGDVQEQTRQVCENVKSAVEAAGGTLADICRVDVYVRNMEDFAKIHEIRARYFTEPLPASTMVEVSKLAHPDYLIEISAIAVVS
- a CDS encoding GntR family transcriptional regulator, giving the protein MSGPLELLPGGGKGGRRTLAEHAAAELHQLILSGELPSGTPLRLVELASRLEMSQMPVREGLRRLEALGLVEIIPHRGAWVRDLSLEDLRDTHETRLALESLAVRAAAARFTGEDLEKAAAALAEHLRMSRAEDSAGARGAHADFHFAIYRASGSQWLPRAIEPVWQNSERYRFGSRPTAFLIERSRQEHQAILDACVAQDPDAAEQALRSHLAGAFQRITETMTSKKETS
- a CDS encoding Ldh family oxidoreductase, with the protein product MTAQASDADQRVLVRPEWLQATVAAVFGKLGFAAADADGIAAALVEADLRGVSSHGVMLVPMYVERLNAGGVTRERELDVLFDAGAAMVVDARGGMGQLSSPQAMGHAIERAGRYGIGLVSVRNAHHFGAASRWATQAAESGCIGIAMSNTTPLMPAPGGAERLVGNNPLAIAVPTTAGVEIVLDMALSAVALGKIRLAASAGRSIPDTWATDASGTPTTDPDEAVLGMLLPAAGHKGFGLALMIDVLTGVLSGGGWGDEVRPLYREPDRPNDCAHLFLAIDPELMGGVEAFRRRSSGLAARVRGSATAPGVDRLYLPGEIEAERAAQQRRHGVLIEKPGLDGLLAAARAVGAVIPAGGELN